A region of the Rhodospirillaceae bacterium genome:
ACCATCGTCTTTACCCAATTGATCAACAAACGACTGGGTACCGGAACTGGCAATCGTGCCGAGTGTTTCCAAAAGATCGTCGTGGTTCATGCCGATGCCGTTGTCAGCCACTGACATGGTTTTCTTCTTCGCATCTAAGGTCAGTGTGACATTGAAATTGCTGTCACCCTCGATCAGGTCCGCTTGAGTCAGTGCTTCGTAGCGCAATTTGTCACACGCGTCCGAGCTGTTGGAAATCAACTCACGGAGAAAAATTTCTTTGTGGCTGTAGAGCGAATGGGCAACGATATCGAGAAGCTTGCCGACTTCCGCTTGGAATGTGAATTTTTCTTTCGCCATGATCTGCTGATGTCCCTTTATGTTAGATCAATTAATTCCGCACGTGATATGTGTGAATGGGGCATTATTGCAAGGCCTTTAAGGATTTTTTTGAGTTATGGACCCTGACAAGCTGGAAAAAAATCGTCAGCGGCTGCTACAGGAAATCGAAGTTGACGCCTTCGAGACCCGCAAAAGAACGGGTCGGCGGAAGTTTTCTGACAAGGTCATGTCCGCTATGGCCAATGTTCCTCGACACAAATTCATGGCACCTGATGAAGCCCGCTTCGCCTATATCAACCGTCCGCAAAGCATTGGCCATGGGCAGACCATTTCACAGCCCTATATTGTCGCTCTCATGACCGATTTATTGGACTTAACACCCAAGGACCGAGTTCTAGAAATTGGCACAGGGTCAGGTTATCAAACCGCTGTGCTAAGCTCCATCGTGGCGGAGGTCTACAGCGTAGAGACAATTGCCCCCCTAGCCGATGCAGCGGGGCTGCGTCTGAAAAATCTGGGCTACGAAAATGCGCACGTGCGCCATGCGGATGGTTACGAAGGCTGGCCGGAAGAAGCCCTCTTCGATGCAATCATCGTCACGGCGGCTCCGCCTCGTTTTCCTGAAGCCCTAACCCAGCAACTTGCCAACGGCGGTCGTATGATCGTCCCGGTGGGCAGGCCGCATGAACCACAGACGCTCTATCTTTGCTCCAAAAACGACGACGGCGAGTTGACCAAAAAGAAAGTCCTGCCGGTTGCTTTTGTTCCCATGGTGGAAAGCCTAAAATAACCTGTGACATCCCTTGAAATTTAATGCCCAAACGACGATCCTGAAGCCATGCAAATACGAACCGGATCCGACGGCCCTCGTATCACCGCGGTGCTGGGCCCCACCAATACCGGCAAGACCCATTTTGCCATGGAACGCATGCTGGGCCACGCCAGCGGCATTATTGGTTTTCCGTTGCGCCTTTTGGCTCGGGAAAACTACGACCGTGCAATCAAAATTAAAGGCATAGACAAAGTCGCGCTGATCACCGGCGAAGAAAAAATTATCCCGGAAGGTGCGCGGTATTATCTCTGCACAGTCGAATCCATGCCGCAGGACAAGCCGGTCGCCTTCTTAGGCGTTGATGAAATTCAAATGGCAGCGGATCCGGATCGCGGCTATTTCTTTACCGATCGTCTTTTGCATGCCCGCGGCACGGCAGAAACCATGTTCATGGGCGCTGACACCATTCGACCTTTGCTGCGTCGATTAGTGCCGGAAGCTGAAATTATTTCGAGGCCCCGGTTTTCAACGCTCACCCATGTCGGTCATAAAAAAATAACTCGCCTTACCCCCCGAAGCGCCATTGTCGCTTTTACGACGGCGCGGGTTTATGAACTGGCTGAATTGATCCGCAAACAACGCGGAGGTGCCGCCGTGGTCCTCGGCGCGCTGAGCCCCCGAACTCGCAATGCTCAGGTCGAGATGTATCAGGCAGGAGAGGTTGATTATTTGGTCGCCACCGACGCGGTTGGCATGGGCCTCAACATGGACGTAAACCACGTAGCCTTTGCGCAAACTCGAAAATTTGATGGCCGACGGCGGCGCGATTTGCAACCAGCGGAGCTGGCGCAAATCGCCGGGCGGGCCGGGCGGCACATGAACGATGGTACCTTTGGGACAACGGCGATGGCTGGTCCCCTTGATGACAGGGTCGCCGAACATATTGAAAATCATTCGTTTAAGCCGCTTAAAACTTTATTTTGGCGCAATCCAAACCTGGACGTGTCGTCAATTGAAGCCCTGCGTCAAAGCCTCACCCACACGCCTGAATTAAACGGTCTGGTTAAAGCACGGGTCGCCAATGACGAAAACGTGCTGGAGGTCTTGGCTGACGACGAGGAAATTCGCGATCTGGCAACAACACCTGAGGCCGTCCGACTTCTGTGGGAGGTCTGCCAGGTGCCTGATTTCGGCCAAGTGATGAGCGATGCGCATTCTCGGCTGTTGGCAAACATGTATCGCCACCTTATGCAGGGAGACGGGGCGTTGGAAGAAGACTGGGTTGCCCGGCATGTGGCGCGGATTGATAAGGCCGAGGGCGATATTGATACCCTGGTTCAGCGGATCGCAAATATTAGAACCTGGACTTATGTATCTCACCGCAGTGATTGGCTCGTAGATGCTCTTCATTGGCAGGACAGGACCCGGGACGTGGAAGATCGGTTGTCCGACGCCCTGCACGAGAAATTGACACAACGTTTCGTCGATAAGCGATCTGCCGGTCTTATAAGCCAATTGGACAAGGGGTCGAGTTTCCTGGCCGGGGTAAAACCTGACGGCGCCGTGATCGTCGAAGGCCATCACGTGGGTCAGTTGGAAGGCTTTCGATTTATACCGGATGACGCGCAAGATGGTGCTGCTGCCAAGGCGGTCAATGCCGCCGCACTTAAGGCGCTTCGTCAGGAAATTGATCATCGCATTCGACATCTCGAAAAGGCGACAAATGCGGCTATCGAATTGACCGAAGAGGGTATCATTTTGTGGCTCGGCATTGCCATCGCACGGGTTATCAAAGGCGGCGATATCCTGCGCCCGGATGTCACTGTATTTCAGAGCGACCTTTTGGATGCCAATGCCACGCAGCGCATTCAAAAGCAACTTGCCGCCTGGTTAAGTCGGCGCATTAATTCGATTTTAGTGTCCTTGGTTCGAATTCGAACCGATGCCTCTTTAACAGGGGCTGCGCGGGGGCTTTGTTTTCAGCTTTACCAATCTTTGGGGTCTGTATCGCGTTCATCTGCGTTGGAGGAAATTTCGGTGCTTGCGCCTGCCGAACGGCGCAAGTTACGGGAATTAGGCGTCCAAATTGGACGCGAAGCCGCCTATATGCCGGCGTTGCTCAAACCCAAAGCGGTCGAACTCCGCAACATTATATGGGCAGCCTGGATGGAATCGAAACCGGTTGCCCCACTGCCGCCGGGTCGGGTTTCGTTGCCGGCATCCCCAGGGGTTAAAAGCACGACCTTTGAGGCGATTGGATACACCCTGCTGGGCCGACGCGCCGTGCGCATTGATATCCTGGAACGGCTCGCGCACCAAGCCTGGGAACGGTCAAAATCAGGCGGCTTTGGATTGGCGCCTGAGCTTTTATCGATGTGCGGATGCGGGCACGAAGAATTAGCTGATATCCTGTCCGAACTGGGCTATTTGGCAAAGGGTGAAGGCAAAAATCAAATTTTTCACCGCCAGCGCAAATCTAGAAAGCCCGCGAAGCAAAAGAAGTCCCGGACGCCGAAGCCGGATTCACCCTTCGCCGTACTGCAAAATCTCTCGAAACGTTCATGACCAAGACTCAAGAAACAGATGGCGCCCAAGACGCCGCGTTGCGGATTGATAAATGGTTGTG
Encoded here:
- a CDS encoding protein-L-isoaspartate(D-aspartate) O-methyltransferase; the protein is MLQEIEVDAFETRKRTGRRKFSDKVMSAMANVPRHKFMAPDEARFAYINRPQSIGHGQTISQPYIVALMTDLLDLTPKDRVLEIGTGSGYQTAVLSSIVAEVYSVETIAPLADAAGLRLKNLGYENAHVRHADGYEGWPEEALFDAIIVTAAPPRFPEALTQQLANGGRMIVPVGRPHEPQTLYLCSKNDDGELTKKKVLPVAFVPMVESLK
- a CDS encoding disulfide oxidoreductase — its product is MQIRTGSDGPRITAVLGPTNTGKTHFAMERMLGHASGIIGFPLRLLARENYDRAIKIKGIDKVALITGEEKIIPEGARYYLCTVESMPQDKPVAFLGVDEIQMAADPDRGYFFTDRLLHARGTAETMFMGADTIRPLLRRLVPEAEIISRPRFSTLTHVGHKKITRLTPRSAIVAFTTARVYELAELIRKQRGGAAVVLGALSPRTRNAQVEMYQAGEVDYLVATDAVGMGLNMDVNHVAFAQTRKFDGRRRRDLQPAELAQIAGRAGRHMNDGTFGTTAMAGPLDDRVAEHIENHSFKPLKTLFWRNPNLDVSSIEALRQSLTHTPELNGLVKARVANDENVLEVLADDEEIRDLATTPEAVRLLWEVCQVPDFGQVMSDAHSRLLANMYRHLMQGDGALEEDWVARHVARIDKAEGDIDTLVQRIANIRTWTYVSHRSDWLVDALHWQDRTRDVEDRLSDALHEKLTQRFVDKRSAGLISQLDKGSSFLAGVKPDGAVIVEGHHVGQLEGFRFIPDDAQDGAAAKAVNAAALKALRQEIDHRIRHLEKATNAAIELTEEGIILWLGIAIARVIKGGDILRPDVTVFQSDLLDANATQRIQKQLAAWLSRRINSILVSLVRIRTDASLTGAARGLCFQLYQSLGSVSRSSALEEISVLAPAERRKLRELGVQIGREAAYMPALLKPKAVELRNIIWAAWMESKPVAPLPPGRVSLPASPGVKSTTFEAIGYTLLGRRAVRIDILERLAHQAWERSKSGGFGLAPELLSMCGCGHEELADILSELGYLAKGEGKNQIFHRQRKSRKPAKQKKSRTPKPDSPFAVLQNLSKRS